The following are encoded in a window of Sphaerisporangium siamense genomic DNA:
- a CDS encoding alpha-ketoacid dehydrogenase subunit beta produces MSRKIYYIQAMQEGLRAAMAEDDSVVVIGEDVDRSIIGATRGLVGEFGEDRVRNTPISEATFVGACVGAAAVGLRPVVDLMVGSFFYVAMDQVANQAAKLRYMSGGQVDLPIVYFTATGPSGSGAAQHSENPHPMLMNVAGLKIVMPSTPYDAKGLMLSAVREPNPVVYFQDFVLGGTKGEVPEEPYAIPLGVADVKRRGTDVTVVAIGATVPKALKVAAALEKEGISAEVVDPRTLAPLDTDTILESVGKTGRLVVCDSARLTCSAASEIVATVTENAYGVLKAAPQRVAWEDVPVPFSPVLEKRVLVDEDRIRAAVMKTLA; encoded by the coding sequence GTGAGCAGGAAGATCTACTACATCCAGGCCATGCAGGAGGGCCTGAGGGCGGCGATGGCCGAGGACGACTCCGTCGTGGTGATCGGCGAGGACGTCGACCGGTCGATCATCGGCGCCACCCGGGGCCTGGTCGGCGAGTTCGGCGAGGACCGGGTGCGCAACACCCCCATCTCCGAGGCCACGTTCGTCGGCGCCTGCGTGGGCGCCGCCGCCGTCGGGCTGCGGCCCGTGGTGGACCTCATGGTCGGCTCCTTCTTCTACGTCGCCATGGACCAGGTCGCCAACCAGGCCGCCAAGCTGCGCTACATGTCCGGCGGCCAGGTGGACCTGCCCATCGTGTACTTCACCGCGACGGGCCCGAGCGGCTCCGGCGCGGCGCAGCACTCGGAGAACCCGCACCCGATGCTGATGAACGTCGCCGGGCTCAAGATCGTCATGCCCTCAACGCCGTACGACGCCAAGGGACTGATGCTGTCCGCGGTCCGCGAGCCGAACCCGGTCGTCTACTTCCAGGACTTCGTCCTCGGCGGCACCAAGGGCGAGGTCCCCGAGGAGCCGTACGCGATCCCGCTCGGCGTCGCGGACGTCAAGCGCAGGGGCACGGACGTGACCGTGGTCGCCATCGGCGCGACCGTGCCGAAGGCGCTCAAGGTGGCCGCCGCCCTGGAGAAGGAGGGCATCTCGGCCGAGGTCGTGGACCCGCGCACGCTGGCGCCGCTCGACACCGACACGATCCTGGAGTCCGTCGGCAAGACGGGCCGGCTCGTCGTCTGCGACAGCGCCCGGCTCACCTGCTCGGCCGCCAGCGAGATCGTCGCCACCGTCACCGAGAACGCCTACGGCGTGCTCAAGGCCGCGCCGCAGCGCGTGGCCTGGGAGGACGTGCCGGTGCCCTTCTCGCCGGTCCTGGAGAAGCGGGTGCTGGTGGACGAGGACAGGATCAGGGCCGCGGTCATGAAGACCCTCGCCTGA
- a CDS encoding thiamine pyrophosphate-dependent dehydrogenase E1 component subunit alpha produces MTDVMRGAALARDEQLQMLRQMVRIRRFEERLALLFKRGRLPGFVHLYLGEEAVAVGVCSALRDDDRITSTHRGHGHLIAKGAQVDRMMAELFGRVDGYCRGKGGSMHIVDFSLGIIGTNGIVGGGIPIGTGSAWGDKQLGRDNVTVTFFGDGASNQGVFFEAMNLAAIWKLPVVFVCENNGYTEWTPTHRLTAGKIADRGAPMGIPGVQVDGNDVLAVRQATEEAVARARAGDGPSLIEAATYRWHGHNEGEEAFAGQYRPQDEQDDWRGKEPIARFRRHLIDAGIAGEGELDRIDAEEVAAVDAAVAFADASPFPDADEALAHLYADRTEGARP; encoded by the coding sequence GTGACCGACGTCATGCGAGGTGCCGCGCTCGCGCGCGACGAGCAACTGCAGATGCTGCGCCAGATGGTGCGCATCCGGCGTTTCGAGGAGCGGCTTGCGCTCCTGTTCAAACGGGGCAGGCTTCCCGGCTTCGTCCACCTCTACCTGGGAGAGGAGGCGGTCGCCGTCGGCGTGTGCTCGGCGCTGCGGGACGACGACCGGATCACCTCCACGCACCGCGGCCACGGCCACCTGATCGCCAAGGGCGCGCAGGTCGACCGCATGATGGCCGAACTGTTCGGCAGGGTGGACGGCTACTGCCGCGGCAAGGGCGGATCCATGCACATCGTGGACTTCAGCCTCGGCATCATCGGCACCAACGGCATCGTCGGCGGCGGCATCCCGATCGGCACCGGCTCCGCCTGGGGCGACAAGCAACTGGGCCGCGACAACGTCACGGTGACCTTCTTCGGCGACGGGGCCTCCAACCAGGGGGTCTTCTTCGAGGCGATGAACCTGGCGGCCATCTGGAAGCTGCCGGTGGTCTTCGTCTGCGAGAACAACGGCTACACCGAGTGGACTCCCACGCACCGGCTCACCGCCGGGAAGATCGCCGACCGCGGCGCGCCCATGGGCATCCCGGGTGTGCAGGTGGACGGCAACGACGTGCTCGCCGTACGGCAGGCGACCGAGGAGGCGGTGGCCCGCGCCCGCGCCGGGGATGGCCCGAGCCTGATCGAGGCCGCCACCTACCGGTGGCACGGCCACAACGAGGGCGAGGAGGCGTTCGCCGGGCAGTACCGCCCGCAGGACGAGCAGGACGACTGGCGGGGCAAGGAGCCCATCGCGAGGTTCCGCCGGCACCTGATCGACGCCGGGATCGCCGGCGAGGGGGAACTGGACCGGATCGACGCTGAAGAAGTGGCCGCCGTGGACGCCGCGGTCGCCTTCGCCGACGCCAGCCCCTTCCCCGACGCCGACGAGGCGCTCGCCCACCTGTATGCCGACCGTACGGAAGGTGCCCGCCCGTGA
- a CDS encoding SDR family NAD(P)-dependent oxidoreductase, whose translation MDIQSSRSLTGRVAVITGGAQGIGRAIGERFAAEGATVVLADLAVDRAASAAAEIERTHGRPVHAVRMDVADPASVEQAADEVRDRAGHPDVLVANAGTLLLKPVLDISLDEWRRVLDVNLTGAFVTARAFAARMVERGAGGRIIFSSSLFGRRGGRENAAYSASKFGVIGLMESMAAELAPHGVLVNAVCPGQVATEMIDRLVGERAALTGADAETVRSEMVERIPVGRLGSVEEIADVYVYLAGELSRYVTGQSLIVDGGWTVG comes from the coding sequence TTGGACATTCAGTCATCCCGATCGCTGACAGGGCGCGTCGCCGTCATCACCGGAGGCGCCCAGGGCATCGGCCGGGCCATCGGCGAGCGGTTCGCCGCGGAGGGTGCGACGGTGGTCCTGGCCGACCTCGCCGTGGACAGGGCCGCGTCCGCCGCGGCCGAGATCGAGAGGACCCACGGCCGCCCGGTTCACGCGGTGCGCATGGACGTGGCCGACCCGGCGTCCGTCGAGCAGGCGGCCGACGAGGTGCGCGACCGCGCCGGCCACCCGGACGTGCTGGTCGCCAACGCGGGAACACTGCTGCTCAAGCCCGTGCTCGACATCAGCCTAGACGAGTGGCGGCGTGTCCTCGACGTCAACTTGACCGGCGCGTTCGTCACGGCGCGCGCCTTCGCCGCGCGCATGGTGGAGCGGGGCGCCGGGGGACGGATCATCTTCTCCTCCTCGCTGTTCGGACGCCGCGGCGGCAGGGAGAACGCCGCCTACTCGGCGTCGAAGTTCGGGGTGATCGGGCTGATGGAGTCGATGGCCGCGGAACTGGCCCCGCACGGCGTACTCGTGAACGCGGTCTGCCCCGGCCAGGTGGCGACCGAAATGATCGACCGGCTGGTCGGCGAGCGCGCCGCGCTGACCGGAGCCGACGCCGAGACCGTCAGGAGCGAGATGGTGGAGAGGATCCCCGTCGGCAGGCTCGGGTCGGTCGAGGAGATCGCCGACGTCTACGTCTACCTCGCCGGCGAGCTCAGCCGGTACGTGACGGGACAGTCCCTGATCGTCGACGGCGGCTGGACGGTGGGATGA
- the lipA gene encoding lipoyl synthase, producing MDAPDTRAPAAERPAANPPARRTLRLEARNSVTPIEKRPDWIKARMRVGPVSRELHDLVRSAGLHTVCEEAACPNIHECWEDREATFLIGGERCTRRCDFCQIDTGKPSGYDRDEPRRVAESVARMGLNYATVTGVARDDLPDGGAWLYAETCRRIHAAVEGCGVELLIPDFMGVPELLGEVFSARPEVLAHNVETVPRLFRRIRPGFRHDRSLGVLTAARKAGLVTKSNLILGLGETREEVSEAMRELLDAGCELLTITQYLRPSTRHHPVTRWVRPQEFADLRQEAEEMGFAGVMSGPLVRSSYRAGRLYRQAVAARS from the coding sequence ATGGACGCCCCCGACACCCGCGCCCCCGCCGCCGAGCGTCCGGCCGCGAACCCCCCGGCCCGGCGGACGCTGCGCCTGGAGGCGCGCAACAGCGTGACCCCCATCGAGAAGCGGCCCGACTGGATCAAGGCCAGAATGCGCGTGGGCCCGGTCTCCCGCGAGCTGCACGACCTGGTGCGCTCGGCCGGCCTGCACACGGTCTGCGAGGAGGCCGCCTGCCCCAACATCCACGAGTGCTGGGAGGACAGGGAGGCCACCTTCCTCATCGGCGGCGAGCGCTGCACACGGCGCTGCGACTTCTGCCAGATCGACACCGGCAAGCCGTCCGGCTACGACCGGGACGAACCACGCCGGGTCGCCGAGTCGGTCGCGCGCATGGGCCTGAACTACGCGACGGTGACCGGCGTCGCCCGCGACGACCTGCCCGACGGCGGCGCCTGGCTGTACGCCGAGACCTGCCGCCGCATCCACGCGGCGGTCGAGGGATGCGGCGTGGAACTGCTGATCCCCGACTTCATGGGCGTTCCCGAGCTGCTCGGCGAGGTGTTCTCCGCGCGCCCGGAGGTCCTCGCGCACAACGTCGAGACGGTGCCCCGCCTGTTCCGGCGGATCAGGCCCGGTTTCCGCCACGACCGCTCGCTCGGCGTGCTGACGGCGGCGCGGAAGGCCGGTCTGGTCACCAAGTCGAACCTGATCCTCGGGCTCGGCGAGACCCGCGAAGAGGTCTCCGAGGCCATGCGGGAGCTGCTCGACGCGGGCTGCGAGCTGCTCACCATCACCCAGTACCTCCGCCCGAGCACGCGCCACCACCCCGTGACGCGCTGGGTACGACCTCAGGAGTTCGCCGACCTGCGGCAGGAGGCCGAGGAGATGGGCTTCGCCGGCGTCATGTCGGGTCCGCTGGTCCGGTCCTCCTACCGGGCGGGGCGGCTGTACCGGCAGGCCGTGGCCGCGCGGTCGTGA
- a CDS encoding GntR family transcriptional regulator: protein MPRKARDAEEAASSLQGLLAMPGSSTLPAQLYQVLEEAIIGGGLKPGQRLHADDIAAHYGVSRIPVRETLRALDAAGWIEIRPRYGTYVCERTSKELEELFDVRAELEGMAAARAAARRTEQELAELSRIVESSRDAAERGDDHELAVLDVQFYELIWATAHNSVLGATLAGMKKRARFYYSAIAPTLGRGWINVHAELLDAIRDQDAERADRVAAEHVRSTVAAIRGLVEH from the coding sequence ATGCCACGAAAGGCGAGGGACGCCGAAGAGGCGGCATCGTCCCTGCAAGGGTTACTGGCCATGCCCGGGTCGAGCACGTTGCCCGCCCAGCTCTACCAGGTGCTGGAAGAGGCGATCATCGGAGGCGGTCTGAAGCCGGGCCAGCGCCTGCACGCCGACGACATCGCCGCGCACTACGGCGTCAGCCGCATTCCCGTCCGCGAGACCCTGCGCGCGCTCGACGCCGCCGGGTGGATCGAGATCCGGCCGCGGTACGGCACCTATGTCTGCGAGCGGACCAGCAAGGAGCTTGAGGAACTGTTCGACGTGCGGGCCGAGCTCGAAGGCATGGCGGCGGCCCGCGCCGCCGCGCGCCGCACCGAGCAGGAGCTCGCCGAGCTCTCCCGCATCGTCGAGTCCAGCCGCGACGCCGCCGAGCGGGGCGACGACCACGAGCTCGCCGTCCTGGACGTCCAGTTCTACGAGCTGATCTGGGCCACGGCCCACAACTCGGTGCTGGGCGCCACCCTGGCGGGCATGAAGAAGCGGGCCCGCTTCTACTACTCGGCGATCGCCCCCACGCTGGGCCGCGGGTGGATCAACGTGCACGCCGAGCTGCTGGACGCCATCCGCGACCAGGACGCGGAGCGGGCCGACCGCGTCGCCGCCGAGCACGTGCGCTCGACGGTCGCCGCGATCCGGGGCCTCGTCGAGCACTAG
- a CDS encoding dicarboxylate/amino acid:cation symporter: MKKPSFSLQLLLGLVVGVALGFIARAGDVAWLTATLTEIGKIFVQLLKLAVPPLVFTAIVVSVANLRNVSGAARLASKTLLWFLVTSLIAVAFGIGLGLILNPGRGVTISTAGAKAVDLEGAGTWLDFLTGIIPTNIATAFTELNVLQIVFLGVVLGAAALAVGERAEPFVAFSRSVLDLVQKALWWVIRLAPIGTAALIGKSVASYGWDLLAPLAKLSVGVYIGCLLVLVVSYPLLLAFVGKVNPLTFYRNAWPAIELAFVSRSSVGTMPLTQRVTADRLGVDRDYAAFAVPFGATTKMDGCAAIYPALAAIFVAQVFAVPLHAGHYLLIAFVSVVGSAATAGLTGAIVMLTLTLSTLGLPLEGVGLLLAIDPILDMIRTATNVAGQMVVPVLVARSEGRLDEAVLNAPPQPLDDAPATVRPAAGPEPAPA, from the coding sequence GTGAAGAAACCCTCCTTCTCCCTGCAGTTGCTGCTCGGCCTGGTGGTCGGCGTCGCCCTCGGGTTCATCGCCCGCGCCGGTGACGTCGCCTGGCTCACCGCCACCCTGACCGAGATCGGCAAGATCTTCGTCCAGCTTCTCAAGCTCGCCGTCCCGCCGCTGGTCTTCACCGCGATCGTCGTGAGCGTGGCCAACCTGCGCAACGTCAGCGGCGCCGCCAGGCTCGCGAGCAAGACGCTGCTGTGGTTCCTGGTCACCTCGCTGATCGCGGTGGCCTTCGGCATCGGCCTCGGCCTGATCCTGAACCCCGGCCGGGGCGTCACCATCTCCACCGCCGGCGCCAAGGCCGTCGACCTGGAGGGCGCCGGGACCTGGCTGGACTTCCTCACCGGCATCATCCCGACCAACATCGCCACCGCGTTCACCGAGCTCAACGTCCTCCAGATCGTCTTCCTCGGGGTCGTCCTCGGCGCCGCGGCCCTGGCCGTCGGCGAGCGGGCCGAGCCGTTCGTCGCCTTCAGCCGCTCGGTCCTCGACCTGGTCCAGAAGGCCCTGTGGTGGGTGATCAGGCTGGCCCCGATCGGCACCGCCGCCCTGATCGGCAAGTCGGTGGCCTCCTACGGCTGGGACCTGCTCGCCCCGCTCGCCAAGCTCAGCGTGGGCGTCTACATCGGCTGCCTGCTGGTGCTCGTGGTGAGCTACCCGCTGCTGCTCGCCTTCGTCGGCAAGGTCAACCCGCTCACCTTCTACCGCAACGCCTGGCCCGCGATCGAGCTGGCGTTCGTCTCCCGCTCCTCGGTCGGCACCATGCCGCTCACCCAGCGGGTCACCGCCGACCGCCTGGGCGTGGACCGCGACTACGCCGCCTTCGCGGTGCCGTTCGGGGCGACCACCAAGATGGACGGCTGCGCCGCGATCTACCCCGCGCTCGCGGCGATCTTCGTCGCCCAGGTGTTCGCCGTCCCGCTCCACGCGGGCCACTACCTGCTGATCGCGTTCGTGTCCGTGGTCGGCTCGGCCGCGACCGCAGGCCTGACCGGCGCGATCGTGATGCTCACGCTGACGCTGAGCACCCTGGGGCTTCCTCTGGAGGGTGTCGGGCTGCTCCTGGCGATCGACCCGATCCTCGACATGATCCGCACCGCGACCAACGTCGCGGGGCAGATGGTGGTCCCCGTCCTTGTCGCCCGGTCCGAGGGCCGCCTCGACGAGGCCGTCCTGAACGCCCCGCCGCAACCCCTCGACGACGCCCCCGCCACGGTCCGTCCCGCCGCGGGCCCCGAGCCGGCGCCCGCCTGA
- a CDS encoding D-alanyl-D-alanine carboxypeptidase family protein, which translates to MLATSALVSGVSSPAIAQPAPTAVLASAQSRAPEVFGRAVYLMDASNGASLLDENAATRMPIASLTKVMTAYIVLSEAKPADTVQIVQQDADYAEEGGGTTADLRPGDKIPVGELLYGLMLPSGADAAHALARRYGPGVDGFVRKMNATAHRLGLRDTLYVNADGLPTPDGDGYSTARDQARLAAAALRDGRFRAITATPSHSLAESAEHGSYTWTNTNKIAGEPGVLGVKTGFTNDAGFCLTFAADRAGRRLVGVILGEDVSSRRFVTAESLLDWGGDHAGDTARDQV; encoded by the coding sequence TTGCTCGCCACGTCCGCCCTGGTCAGCGGTGTCTCGTCACCGGCGATCGCCCAGCCCGCGCCCACCGCCGTCCTCGCGTCCGCGCAAAGCCGCGCGCCCGAGGTGTTCGGGCGCGCCGTGTATCTCATGGACGCCTCCAACGGCGCATCCCTGTTGGACGAGAACGCCGCCACGCGGATGCCGATCGCGAGCCTCACCAAGGTCATGACGGCTTACATCGTCCTCAGCGAGGCCAAGCCGGCGGACACCGTCCAGATCGTCCAGCAGGACGCCGACTACGCGGAGGAGGGCGGCGGCACGACCGCCGACCTGCGTCCCGGCGACAAGATCCCGGTCGGGGAGCTGCTCTACGGCCTGATGCTGCCCTCGGGCGCGGACGCCGCGCACGCGCTCGCCCGCCGCTACGGCCCCGGCGTCGACGGTTTCGTCCGCAAGATGAACGCCACCGCGCACCGGCTCGGGCTGCGCGACACCCTGTACGTGAACGCCGACGGGCTGCCGACCCCGGACGGCGACGGCTACTCCACGGCGCGGGACCAGGCGCGGCTGGCCGCGGCCGCCCTGCGCGACGGCAGGTTCAGGGCGATCACCGCCACGCCGAGCCACTCCCTGGCGGAGTCGGCGGAGCACGGGTCCTACACCTGGACCAACACCAACAAGATCGCCGGAGAGCCGGGCGTGCTCGGCGTGAAGACCGGGTTCACCAACGACGCGGGCTTCTGCCTGACGTTCGCGGCGGACCGCGCCGGACGTCGCCTGGTCGGCGTGATCCTCGGCGAGGACGTCTCCTCCCGGCGCTTCGTGACCGCCGAATCGCTGCTGGACTGGGGCGGCGACCACGCCGGCGACACCGCCCGCGACCAGGTGTGA
- a CDS encoding CBS domain-containing protein: protein MLVQEVMTSPAITLRPEDPIRRAIRTLHSHGITAAPVLGDYGELVGIVSEMDLLCGAFEPDPRVSVRRSGGPADPAPRRVGSVMSTQVTTVAEDTDAAVLVDLMVAKRVKSVPVLRDDQVVGMVSRRDLMATLAAPDDEVRRAVLDALRERFPSGPAWEVTVTDGEVELRGHAGGDLDEIAGTLARTVPGVSRVRHTPA from the coding sequence ATGCTCGTCCAGGAGGTCATGACCAGCCCCGCCATCACCCTGCGGCCGGAGGATCCGATACGGCGGGCGATCCGCACGCTGCACTCCCACGGGATCACCGCGGCCCCCGTGCTGGGCGACTACGGGGAGCTGGTCGGGATCGTCAGCGAGATGGACCTGCTGTGCGGCGCGTTCGAGCCCGATCCCCGGGTGAGCGTCCGCAGGTCGGGCGGACCGGCGGACCCCGCGCCGCGGCGGGTCGGCAGCGTGATGTCCACCCAGGTCACCACGGTGGCCGAGGACACCGACGCCGCCGTCCTGGTGGACCTGATGGTCGCCAAGCGGGTCAAGAGCGTGCCGGTGCTCCGCGACGACCAGGTGGTCGGGATGGTCAGCAGGCGTGATCTGATGGCCACCCTCGCCGCGCCCGACGACGAGGTGCGCCGGGCCGTCCTGGACGCGCTGCGCGAACGGTTCCCGTCCGGCCCCGCCTGGGAGGTGACCGTCACCGACGGCGAGGTGGAGCTGCGCGGCCACGCGGGCGGCGACCTCGACGAGATCGCCGGCACGCTGGCGCGCACCGTCCCGGGCGTGAGCCGCGTCCGGCACACGCCCGCGTAA
- the scpA gene encoding methylmalonyl-CoA mutase, with protein MIPDFRGVGLTGAARYAPPAPGGDPWQSPEGIPVAPVYTPADLEAEDYDPHTYPGIPPYVRGPYPTMYVTRPWTIRQYAGFSTAEESNAFYRRNLAAGQKGLSVAFDLATHRGYDSDHPRVAGDVGMAGVAIDSIYDMRRLFDGIPLGEMSVSMTMNGAVLPILALYIVAAEEQGVRPEELTGTIQNDILKEFMVRNTYIYPPAPSMRIISDIFAYTSQRMPKFNSISISGYHLQEAGATCDLELAYTLADGLEYLRAGTAAGLDVDAFAPRLSFFWCVGMNFFMEVAKLRAARLLWSRVVREAGGRDPRSLALRTHCQTSGWSLTAQDVFNNVVRTCVEAMAATQGHTQSLHTNALDEALALPTDFSARIARNTQLVLQHESGTTRVIDPWGGSSYVETLTGRLARRAWEHITEVENAGGMAKAIEAGLPKLRIEEAAARAQARIDSGAQPVIGVNRYRTDAHSEVEVLKVDNTAVRATQVERLRRLRAERDPAAVREALDALTRGAAGDGNLLALAVDAARARATVGEISAALEEVFGRHQADVRTITGVYRDEMGDGSDTARAAAAVRDACAAFAAAEGRRPRILVAKMGQDGHDRGQKVIATAFADLGFDVDVGPLFQTPAEVARQAVEADAHIVGVSSQAAGHLTLVPALRDELAALGRDDIMIVAGGVIPPGDVPALRAAGVAEVFPPGTVITDAALRLLGDLSSRLGHPATAGV; from the coding sequence GTGATCCCCGACTTCCGCGGCGTCGGTCTCACCGGCGCGGCCCGGTACGCGCCCCCGGCGCCCGGCGGCGACCCCTGGCAGAGCCCCGAGGGCATCCCCGTCGCGCCGGTCTACACCCCCGCCGACCTCGAAGCGGAGGACTACGACCCGCACACCTATCCGGGCATTCCGCCGTACGTGCGAGGGCCGTACCCCACCATGTACGTCACCCGTCCCTGGACGATCCGTCAGTACGCGGGGTTCTCCACCGCCGAGGAGTCCAACGCCTTCTACCGGCGCAACCTGGCGGCCGGGCAGAAGGGGCTGTCGGTGGCGTTCGACCTGGCCACGCACCGCGGCTACGACTCCGACCATCCGCGGGTGGCGGGGGACGTGGGCATGGCGGGGGTGGCGATCGACTCGATCTACGACATGCGGCGGTTGTTCGACGGCATCCCGCTGGGTGAGATGTCGGTGTCGATGACCATGAACGGCGCGGTGCTGCCGATCCTGGCCCTGTACATCGTGGCGGCCGAGGAGCAGGGGGTGCGGCCGGAGGAGCTGACCGGGACCATCCAGAACGACATCCTCAAAGAGTTCATGGTCCGCAACACCTACATCTACCCGCCGGCGCCGTCGATGCGGATCATCTCCGACATCTTCGCCTACACCTCCCAGCGGATGCCGAAGTTCAACTCGATCTCCATCTCCGGCTACCACCTGCAGGAGGCCGGGGCCACCTGCGACCTGGAACTGGCCTACACCCTGGCCGACGGCCTGGAGTACCTGCGCGCCGGCACCGCCGCCGGGCTCGACGTGGACGCCTTCGCGCCGCGGCTGTCGTTCTTCTGGTGCGTCGGCATGAACTTCTTCATGGAGGTCGCCAAGCTGCGCGCCGCCCGCCTGCTGTGGAGCCGCGTCGTCCGCGAGGCGGGCGGGCGGGACCCGCGCTCGCTGGCGCTGCGCACCCACTGCCAGACCTCCGGCTGGTCGCTGACCGCGCAGGACGTGTTCAACAACGTGGTGCGCACCTGCGTCGAGGCGATGGCCGCCACCCAAGGGCACACCCAGTCGCTGCACACCAACGCCCTGGACGAGGCGCTCGCCCTGCCCACCGACTTCTCCGCCCGCATCGCCCGCAACACCCAGCTCGTCCTGCAGCACGAGTCGGGGACCACCCGTGTCATCGACCCCTGGGGCGGCTCCTCCTACGTGGAGACCCTCACCGGCAGGCTCGCCCGCAGGGCCTGGGAGCACATCACCGAGGTCGAGAACGCCGGAGGCATGGCCAAGGCGATCGAGGCCGGGCTGCCCAAGCTGCGCATCGAGGAGGCGGCGGCCCGCGCCCAGGCGCGCATCGACTCCGGAGCCCAGCCGGTCATCGGGGTCAACCGGTACCGCACCGACGCGCACAGCGAGGTCGAGGTGCTGAAGGTGGACAACACCGCCGTCCGCGCCACGCAGGTGGAACGGCTGCGCCGCCTGCGCGCCGAGCGCGACCCCGCCGCCGTACGCGAGGCGCTCGACGCGCTCACCCGAGGCGCGGCCGGGGACGGCAACCTGCTGGCCCTGGCCGTGGACGCGGCCCGCGCGCGGGCCACGGTCGGGGAGATCTCCGCGGCGCTGGAGGAGGTGTTCGGCCGCCACCAGGCCGACGTCCGCACCATCACCGGCGTCTACCGGGACGAGATGGGGGACGGCTCGGACACCGCCCGCGCCGCCGCGGCGGTCCGCGACGCCTGCGCCGCGTTCGCCGCGGCCGAGGGGCGCCGTCCGCGCATCCTGGTCGCGAAGATGGGCCAGGACGGGCACGACCGGGGCCAGAAGGTGATCGCCACCGCGTTCGCCGACCTCGGCTTCGATGTGGACGTGGGTCCGCTGTTCCAGACCCCCGCCGAGGTCGCCCGCCAGGCCGTCGAAGCCGACGCGCACATCGTCGGGGTCTCCTCGCAGGCGGCCGGGCACCTGACGCTGGTGCCCGCCCTCCGCGACGAGCTGGCCGCGCTCGGGCGCGACGACATCATGATCGTGGCCGGTGGGGTCATCCCGCCCGGCGACGTGCCCGCCCTGCGCGCGGCCGGGGTGGCGGAGGTCTTCCCGCCCGGCACCGTCATCACCGACGCCGCGCTACGCCTACTCGGCGACCTGTCGTCCCGCCTCGGCCACCCGGCCACCGCCGGCGTCTGA